A window of Chitinophagales bacterium contains these coding sequences:
- a CDS encoding sodium:solute symporter — translation MSSGLLFTFVIGYFLILLGVAWYTSRKSDNDSFFIGNRSSNWMLVAFGMIGTSLSGVTFVSVPGGVGTGNFFYFQVVLGYLLGYLVIAFVLLPLYYKMNLTSIYTYLEQRFGIQAHKAGAFFFILSRTIGATARLYLVIIVLQLFILDKLGFPFVATALVILVMILLYTFEGGVKTIIYTDTLQTTGMLVGLVACILVITRSMDTDLGGMLQMINDKGYSRIFNWDVNSGSFAVKHILGGMFIAIAMTGLDQEMMQKNISVKNLGDSQKNMMTFTAIMMVVNFMFLVLGGILYVYAGSKGIQTAPDDLFPTIALSPEFSGSIGIIFIIALISALFPSVDGAITSLTSCFCIDILGLKKSTATEKAKKSTRLKVHISFAILFFLLVLIFKAINDKLIIDFILKFAGITYGPLLGLFAFGILTKRVLNPKLIVWVCIIAPLLAMGIDMLSSPEWYEKKLHVSLGLQSLSDSVFGGYKIGYELIIINGLFTFLGLRMISKKTPLSN, via the coding sequence ATGAGCTCTGGACTACTCTTTACCTTCGTCATTGGCTATTTTCTGATCTTACTCGGCGTAGCCTGGTACACGTCCCGCAAATCCGATAATGATTCTTTTTTTATTGGCAACCGTAGTTCAAACTGGATGCTGGTCGCCTTTGGTATGATCGGTACTTCTTTGTCCGGGGTCACTTTTGTAAGTGTACCCGGTGGGGTGGGTACAGGTAACTTTTTTTATTTCCAGGTGGTGTTAGGCTATTTGCTGGGATATCTCGTGATCGCATTTGTATTGTTGCCCCTGTATTATAAAATGAACCTGACCAGTATCTACACCTATCTGGAACAGCGTTTTGGTATTCAGGCACACAAGGCCGGGGCTTTTTTCTTTATCCTTTCCAGAACGATCGGCGCTACCGCCCGGCTCTACCTGGTTATAATCGTACTGCAACTTTTTATTTTAGATAAACTCGGGTTCCCCTTTGTGGCTACGGCTCTCGTCATCCTGGTGATGATCCTCCTATATACTTTTGAAGGGGGTGTAAAGACCATCATTTATACCGACACTTTGCAAACAACCGGTATGCTGGTGGGTTTGGTGGCCTGTATTCTCGTCATCACCCGGTCCATGGATACCGACCTCGGAGGAATGCTCCAGATGATCAATGATAAAGGATATTCGCGCATTTTTAACTGGGACGTGAATTCAGGCTCCTTTGCGGTAAAACATATTTTGGGAGGTATGTTCATTGCCATTGCCATGACGGGTCTTGATCAGGAAATGATGCAAAAGAATATCAGTGTAAAGAACCTGGGTGATTCACAAAAGAACATGATGACCTTTACCGCGATCATGATGGTGGTAAATTTCATGTTCCTGGTATTGGGTGGGATATTGTATGTCTATGCCGGTAGCAAAGGAATTCAAACCGCACCGGATGATTTGTTTCCCACGATCGCGTTGAGTCCTGAATTCAGTGGCTCGATCGGTATCATCTTTATCATAGCATTGATATCGGCGTTGTTTCCCAGTGTGGATGGGGCCATCACCTCACTCACCTCCTGTTTCTGCATCGATATTCTGGGGTTGAAAAAAAGCACGGCTACAGAGAAGGCTAAGAAAAGCACCCGCCTGAAAGTGCATATCTCCTTTGCCATCCTTTTCTTTTTGCTGGTCCTTATTTTCAAAGCCATCAATGATAAACTCATCATCGATTTCATCCTCAAATTCGCGGGTATCACCTATGGACCGCTCTTGGGTCTGTTTGCCTTTGGCATTTTAACCAAACGCGTACTCAATCCCAAGCTCATTGTTTGGGTATGCATCATTGCCCCCTTACTGGCCATGGGTATCGACATGCTCAGCAGCCCTGAATGGTATGAAAAGAAACTCCATGTTTCCCTGGGTCTCCAGTCCCTCTCAGATTCGGTGTTCGGAGGGTATAAGATCGGATATGAGTTAATCATTATCAATGGGTTATTTACATTTTTGGGATTGAGGATGATCTCAAAAAAGACACCGTTATCAAACTAA